In Deltaproteobacteria bacterium, the genomic stretch AGCCCCGCGGCCACGCCGAGCAACGCCGAGTCACGCAGGGTCGCCAGCCACGGCCTCACGGTGACCATCAGCCTAGCAAAGCCGATGGCACCGCGCACATCCCCGCGTCCGCGGGGCGCCGCGGCCGCTCGAGCTGCGCGCGGGTTCGCGGGCTTTTGGGGTGGCTCGACGAGCGTCTGATAGCATCTTTGCCGCGAACGCAGACGCCCGCCCGCACGGCGGCGCCTGCCCAGCCAAGGTCGAGAGAAACGATGCGCGCAGCCAGGCTTTCCGCTTCGATCCCCGCGAGCCCTCGCCGCTCGCTCCGGGCCCTGCTCCCCGCGGTGGCCTTCGCGTGCGCGGGCGTGGCCGCCACCGCTTCGGCAGCCCCGGCGGGCGGCTCGGCGCAGGTGCAGGTCGGCAACCAGGGCACCAGCGCGTCGAGCTCGGGCAAGGGCAAGAGCGGCAAGTACAAGTGGCCCGAGGTGGTGGTCTCGGGCAACGCGATCTCCTTCCTCGCGCCGCTGCAGTTCGGCATCGCCGGCTATCTGCCCAAGGCCCGCTTCGCGTTCCAGTACGATCGTCAGATCCGCAAGGGCCACTGGTTCCACGTCGGCGTGGCGGCGCTGTTCGATCGCGGCGACTACCACAACTTCCGCATGAAGAGCTGCGGCCTCTCGGGCACCGGCGTCTGCGGCGAGGGCGGGGTCGTCGGCGTCGACGTCTACGCCGGCTACACCTACCGCTTCTTTCTGCAGAAGCGGCCATGGTTGGTGCCCTACGTGCGCGGCACTGTCGGCTACACCTTCTTCGATCTGCCCAAGGTCGGAGGCGGCGACGGCAATCGTCGGCAGGAACGCATCCACACCAACTCGTTCTCGATCCGCCCCGGCGGCGGTCTGCGCATCTTCCCGATCGACCAGCTCGGACTCGGCATGGACGTCGCGCTGCCGATCGGCTTCCTGGTCCACAAGCAGCTCAACGATGCCGCCGACGCCTCCGTGAAGAAGAAGGGCGGGTTCCTGTTCGGCATCGAGGTCCTGCCGGTCGTGGTCGAGTTCCGCTTCTAGCCGCCGCGGAGCTCCCGAGATGGCCAAGCTGTACTTCCGCCACGGCGCGATGGAGAGCGCCAAGACCATGAACCTGCTGGCGGTGGCGCACAACTACCGCAAGCAGGGCAAGCAGGTGCTGCTGCTCAAGCCCGCACTCGACGATCGCTACGGCCAGGCACGCATCGCCTCGCGCACCGGCATGGAGGCGCCGGCGGATCTGCTGGTGGCCGACGACACCGTGTTCGAGCTCGACCGCTTCCGCGGCATCGACTGCGTGCTCGTCGACGAGGCGCAGTTCATGTCGCCGGCGATCATCGATCAGCTGCGGGTACTCTCGCTCGCGCTCGACATCCCGGTGATCTGCTACGGCCTGCGCACCGACTTCCGCACGCGTGCGTTCCCGGGTGCCCTGCGACTGCTGGAGCTCGCCGACAGCATCGAAGAGGTCAAGGTCACCTGCCAGTTCTGCGGCCGCAAGGCCGTCTTCAACCTCCGCAGCGCCGACGGCAAGGCGGTGGTCGAGGGCGAGCAGATCGTGCTGGGCGACATCGAGTACGCGCCGGTGTGCGGCAAGCACTACTTCGCTCGCGTGGGTGCCGAGGGGCTGCGGCGGCTGGGCATGACGCTGCCGCGCGGCTACGACGACCCGCCGCGCTGATCCGCGGGCGCCCGCCTGCGGTGGGCCGGATCTGCACCCGCGAAAAAGCCCGCCCGAGCTCTCGCGAGCAGGGGCGGGCCGGCATGCAGGGCTGCGGCTCGACTAGGCCGGGCAGTCCATCTCGCCTGCATCGCAGCAGAAGCAATCCGGCGGCGTGCTCTCGGCGTCGCAGAAGCCGCTGTCGTAGGTGACGCCCATGTCGTCACCGATCTCGTTGCAGATGCGAGCGCAGCTGTCTTCGGTCAGACGACCGTAGAGACAGGTGTTGATGACGTCCGCGTCGGCACAGGTGGCATCGGCGCTGCCGTCACACGCGGCGCCGCTGCCGTTGCCGCAGATGAAGCCGACCTGGGTGCCGTCGTCGACGCAGCCGTACGCGAAATCGTAGCCGTCGAAGCTGCACGACTCATCACCGGCTGTCGGCATCTCCACCCACTCGCCGGACATGCAGGTCCAGAAGCGGCTGCCCTCGGGGCCGTCGGCCGCGAGGTTGCTGCAGAACACCGCGCCATCGGCCGAGGCGTCGCAGTCGGCGGGATCGGGCTCGAACCCGCTCGTGCCACCGCCACCGCTGCTGTCGGCGACGTCGGTGGTGGAGCCGGTGCCACCGGTGCTGCCGTCGCTACCGCTGCCGCTGCCGGCCACCGTCGGATCTTCGGTGCCGCCCGCAGCGTCCTGCGCCGGATCGATGCAGCAGGTGTAGTCGTTGGGATCGCTGGGGAAGCACCAGTTGTACCCGACCGCGCAGTAGCAGGTGTTGCCCTGCAGCACGTTGTTCGGGTTGTCGCAGGCCGCATCGCCGCTGCCCTTGCCGGAGATTTCCTCGCAGTCGTAGTCGTTGGGATCGTCGGGATTCTCCCACGTATAGCCAGCGTCGCACTTGCAGTCGGCACCGCCGTTGACCTCGTGGCTGTGCGAAAGCGGCGAGCCGCACTCGTCACTGCCACCGCCATTGGTCGTGATCACGCAGCCGAGGGTGAGGCCCGCGGCCGCACCCGCGAACACGGAGAACAGGGACTTCATCGAAATGCTCGTCATGGCTAGTGTCCTCGTCACAGGGGGCTCCGTCGGGTTCGGACGGCATGCTCCGGTGGTTGATTCGGCGCCGCACCGTGGGCGGTGTGACCGCACTCGGCCCCTTGGGTTGGGAACGCGATGCGCCAAGAGCTTGCACCGCCCAGGCGGCGTTGTCATCCGCTGCCGCGCTCGGTTTCACCGACGCCGCTGTGCGCCGCGCTACTCGACGCGCCAGGTGTGGCCACCGCGCAGGAGGCGATCGATGTCGCCCGCGCCCGACTTCTCGACCGCCGTCGCGTTCTGGGCCGTGACAGCACTGTCATAGCTCGGCACGGGGTCGCAATAGAGCACGCCGAACGCCATCGGGAAGTCGGGCAGCGCGAGCTGTGCGAGCAAGAACGCGAGCGTTCGATTGGTCTGGTCGTGCACCGCGACGTCGGCCTCGGTGACACCGCCT encodes the following:
- a CDS encoding thymidine kinase, whose product is MAKLYFRHGAMESAKTMNLLAVAHNYRKQGKQVLLLKPALDDRYGQARIASRTGMEAPADLLVADDTVFELDRFRGIDCVLVDEAQFMSPAIIDQLRVLSLALDIPVICYGLRTDFRTRAFPGALRLLELADSIEEVKVTCQFCGRKAVFNLRSADGKAVVEGEQIVLGDIEYAPVCGKHYFARVGAEGLRRLGMTLPRGYDDPPR